The DNA region CGGCACGCTGTTTGTCGTGGGCGAGCACCGCAAGGTGCAGGAGTTCTGCAAGCCGATGGGGTTCGACCCGGTCAAGGGCTACACCTCGCAAGAACGCTCGCTCACCGACGCCAAGGTACGCGAGGGGATCAAGGAGATCGCCCAGATGGATGGCGCCTTTGTGGTGTCGAGCAAGGGGGTAGTGATCGCATCGGCGCAGCACGTCTCCGCCCCGCCGGCGCCCGACATCGCTATCTCCAAGGGGCTCGGCGCCCGCCACTGGGCGGCCGCCGAGATCACCCGCGCCACCGGCGCCATCGCCGTGGCGATCAGCTCCTCCAGCGGCACGGTGCGCGTCTTCCAGAACGGCGACGTGGTGCTGCGGATCGAGCCGCTGCGCCGCGCGATGACCTGGCGCGACTTCGACAGCGAGCCCGCCCTGCCCCCCGAGAAGACGGTCGAGCGGGCCAAGAAGCCGATCGACAGCCCGCCGGTGACCGACGCCTAGCGGTTCGCCGCGCCCGCCGGGCGCGAAAACGCTGGTTGCAATCCGGCCCGGCGCAGTCGAAGATAGAGGCTTGCCTGCGCAACCCAACTTGCCAGCCCCGCCTCACCGGAGTCTTCCCGCCATGCCGCGCGTCGCTACTGCTCTTGCCTGGGCCCTCCTCGCCACGCTGCTGGCCCAACCCGCGACGCTGCGGGCCGACGACAAGCCCAAGGAGGCCGCCGCCGACGCGAAGCCAAGCGCCGACGCAAAACCAGACGCCGACGCCCAGCAGGGCGACGCCAAGAAAGACGGCGACAAGAAAGACAGCGAAAGGGCGTCTTCCGACGAGAAGGCCAAGCCCAAGCGGAAGACGCACACCGTGGCCGGAAAGAAGATGACCGTTGAGGTCTCGGTCGACGGCAAGTTCGTCGCCAACGAGGGGGTCGAGGTCGAGCTGCGGCCCGAGTCGTGGAGCAGCTTCGAGGTGAAGACGGTCGTCCCGCACGGGGCCACGGTGAACAAGGGAGATGTGCTGATCCGCTTCGACGACAAGGACCTGGAAGAAGCGATCGACGACCTGGAGATCGAGCAGCGGCTCGCGGAGCTGTCTCTGATCAAGACCGAGCAGGAGCTGCCGCGGCTAGAGAAGACCCTCGCGATGGCCCTGACCGACGCCCAGCAGTTCAGCGAGCGGTCGCTCGAGGACTACCAGAACTACCAGGACAAGGAGCGTGACCTGGTGGTGCGCTCCACCGACATGCGTCTGAAGAACAGCAAGCAGTTCCTGCAGTACGAGCTGGACGAGCTCGAGCAGCTCGAGAAGATGTACAAGGCGGACGACCTGACCGAAGAGACCGAGGAGCTGATCCTGGCGCGCCAGCGGGCCACGGTCGAGCAGGCGAAGTTCTCGGTGGAGATCGCCGAGTACTTGCACGACATGGCCCTGAGCACCGACCTGCCCCGCAGCGACGTCGACCTGCAGGAGAGCCTCGACCGGGTGAAGCTGTCGTTGGAACGCGCCCAGATGGCGGCCGAGCTCGACCTCAGCGCCGCCCGCTACCAGCTAGAACAGGAGCGGGCCCGCCGCGCCAAGTCGTTGGAGAAGCACTCGAAGCTGATCGCCGACCGCGGGCTGATGGAGATCAAGGCGCCCGCGTCCGGGGTGGTCTACTACGGCGAGTGCGACGAAGACGGCGACTGGGGCGACCTGAACACCCTCAAGGGGAAGCTGCTTGAGCACGAGAAGGCCCCCACCGACAGCGTGCTGATGACCATCGTCCAGACGCGCCCGCTGGGCTTCGTGGCCGGCGTGGGAGAGAAGTTCCGCCCCGACATCGCCAAGGGGCAGCCCGTGAAGCTGCAGCCCGCCTTCGAGCCGGCCGACCCGCTCAAGGGGCGGGTCAGCCAGGTCGACTCGGTCCCCGACGGCTCCAGCGAGTTCGGGCTGGAGGTCGAGGTCGCCAGCGACAAGCTCCCCGAGTGGCTGATGCCCGGCATGAGCGGCAAGGCCAAGATCACGGTGCTCGAGAAGAAGGACGCCCTGCTGGTCCCCAAGGCCGCCGTGCACAGCGAAGACGACGACGAGGACGCCCGCTACGTGTGGCTGGTCGACGCCGACGACTCCAACGCCAAGCCCAAGAAGCAGGCCGTCAAGGTCGGCCGCACCAAGGGGGACGACGTGCAGATCGTCGACGGCCTGGAGGAGGGCGACGTGATCTCGCTAGACGACGAGAAGGACAGCGAGAAGGACGACGAGAAGGATAGCGACGATTAGCCACAGGGCCACAGAGAGTACAGAGGCGACAAGACGTTACTCTCGCAGAGGCGCGGAGACGCAGAGGAAGAAGCGGCAGACTGTGTCCCCCCCAACCTCAGTCCACCAAGTAGAAACGAGTGACCAACAGGACCAGGTTGGTCATGGGTCATTTCCTCCCTCCGCGCCTCTGCGCCTCCGCGAGAGACCTTCCTTCAAACGAGAACGCGAATGTTGTGTCAGAAGCTGATGCGTCTCTCGGTAGTCGTCTGGGCAGCTCTGTTGTTAACCCCCATTGCCGGGGCCGAGGAGCCGACCAAGAACTCCCCGCTGGCGACCCAGGGCCCCAAGCCCGAGGCGATCGTGCCGCCCAGCGCGGCCCAGGTGCAGTCGGCGATCGACCGCGGGGTCGATTTCTTGCTCGCCGACCAGCGGCCCGACGGCGCTTGGGGGAGCGCGGAGAACACCAAGGGGCTGAACATCTTCGCCCCGGTTCCGGGCTCGCACTACGCGTTCCAGGCGGCGGTCTCGGCGCTGGCGCTCTCGGCGCTGGTCAACGCAGAACCGACCCTCACCGACGAGCGGGCCGAGCGCGCCGACGCCGCGATCGAGAAGGGGCAGACCTGGCTGCTGGAGCACCTCGACCGGGTCCGCCGGGCCACGCCCGACGCGCTGTACAACGTGTGGGGGCACTCCTACTCGCTGCAGGGGCTGGCCGACCTGCGCCGCCGGGCCGAGGGGAAGCCGGAGCTGCAAGCCACGCTGCTCGGGGCCATGCAGACGCAGGCCGACATGCTGGCGCGCTACGAGTTTGTGGCCGGCGGATGGAGCTACTACGACTTCGACTACGGCACCCAGAAGCCGGGCGACGCCCCGTTCAGCTTCACCACCGCCACGGCGCTGGTGGCGCTCAAGGACGCGATGGGGCAGGGGGTCGAGTTCCCGCAGAAGATGATCGACCGGGCGATCGCCTCCATCAAGCGGCAACGCTACCCCGACTTCAGCTACGCCTACGGCGAGTACCTGAAGATGGCGCCCCGGTACGACATCAACCGGCCCGCCGGCAGCCTGGGCCGCAGCCAGGCCTGCAACCTGGCGCTGCGGCGCTGGGGCGACCCAAGGGTGACCGACGCGGTGATCGAGACCTGGCTCAACCGGCTGTTTGCCCGCAACGGCTGGCTGGGGATGGGCCGCAAGCGGCCGGTGCCGCACGAGTCGCACTTCGCCGTGGCGGGGTACTTCTACTACTACGGGCACTACTACGCGGCGCTCTCGATCGAGGAGCTGCCGGAGCAGGACAGGCCCTACTTTCAGGACCACTTGGCGAACATCCTGCTGCCGCTGCAAGAGAAGGACGGCAGTTGGTGGGATTATCCCTTCTACAACTACCACCAGCAGTACGGCACCGCGATGGCGGTCACCTCGCTGGTCAAGTGCCAACGCAACACGCCCAAGCCTCAATGAGGCGGTTCCGCGCGTGAGCCGAGCCGTCTCCGCCCCCGGCGCGTCAGAGCAGAGCGTCCCTCCCAGCC from Pirellulimonas nuda includes:
- a CDS encoding efflux RND transporter periplasmic adaptor subunit produces the protein MPRVATALAWALLATLLAQPATLRADDKPKEAAADAKPSADAKPDADAQQGDAKKDGDKKDSERASSDEKAKPKRKTHTVAGKKMTVEVSVDGKFVANEGVEVELRPESWSSFEVKTVVPHGATVNKGDVLIRFDDKDLEEAIDDLEIEQRLAELSLIKTEQELPRLEKTLAMALTDAQQFSERSLEDYQNYQDKERDLVVRSTDMRLKNSKQFLQYELDELEQLEKMYKADDLTEETEELILARQRATVEQAKFSVEIAEYLHDMALSTDLPRSDVDLQESLDRVKLSLERAQMAAELDLSAARYQLEQERARRAKSLEKHSKLIADRGLMEIKAPASGVVYYGECDEDGDWGDLNTLKGKLLEHEKAPTDSVLMTIVQTRPLGFVAGVGEKFRPDIAKGQPVKLQPAFEPADPLKGRVSQVDSVPDGSSEFGLEVEVASDKLPEWLMPGMSGKAKITVLEKKDALLVPKAAVHSEDDDEDARYVWLVDADDSNAKPKKQAVKVGRTKGDDVQIVDGLEEGDVISLDDEKDSEKDDEKDSDD